The Geobacillus genomosp. 3 genome segment CATTATAGTTATATCTTCGGGAAAAGTCAACTTTGGTGCTGGCCGTTTTGGATCAATCGTGCTTCCGGTCGGAAAGGGATAAATCCCCGCCAAAGGTGGCGCCGGAAGGGAAGAGGAGGGAATGCCGTGACGGAAAGGTGCTTTGGATTCGCCCGCTGATCGTGTACAATACATAAAGGGTGACAACATCGTTCATCTCGAAAGGAGGAAAGCCATTGACGAATGGCGAAAAGCAATCATTCATTGCCGACATCCATGAGTTAGATAAAAAAGGAGCCGGGCAGGCGGTTGTTTGGCATGAGCGTGACGGGAAGCAAAAGAAGTTGAAAGTTACCGTACCGTCGACGCTTCCCGGCGAAAAAGTGCGGGTCGTGATCAACGAGCCGAAACGGCGCCGGGCGAACGCCCGCTTGGAAGAAGTGATGGAGCCGCACCCGGAACGGCTTGAACCGCTATGTCCGCATTTTGACCGTTGCGGCGGCTGTGTGTGGCAGCACTGGCACTATGAAGGGCAGCTGCGGCATAAGACCGAACAGGTAAAGGCGTTCCTTGTGAAGCACGGATTTGATCCGGACGTTGTGCGTGAGACGATCGGGATGGAGCGCCCATGGCGTTACCGCAATAAAATGGAGTTTACGTTTTCTCCGGAAGGCTTGCTCGGCCTGCACGAGCAAGGCAACTTCCGGCAAATCATTTCGCTTGAGACGTGCCTGATCGCCGGAGAAACGATGGTCGAAGCGGCGATGGAAGTGGCGCGTTGGGCTCGCGATCATCAATTGACGGGGTATAACAAAGACACGCATGAAGGGTTGCTTCGCCACTTGATGGTGCGCGAGTCGTTTGCGACAGGAGAGTTGATGGCGGCGCTTTTTGCGACCGAGGCGCCGGAAGGGGAGCTGTCGGCAGCGGCGGCCGATTTGACGGAGCGGATGACGAACAAGTTTCCGCAGCTGAAAAGTTTGCTTTGGCTTGAAAACCGGGCGTGGGCCGACCGCACCCAGGCGGAGAAAACGCACGTATTGGCCGGGCGCGATTTCATTTACGACGAATTGTGCGGATTTCGCTACCGCCTTTGGTTTGATACGTTTTTCCAAACGAACCCGGTGCAGGCAGCCAAACTCGTTGAACTCGCGTTGGAGATGGGAGAGCCGAAGCCGCATGAGAAGATGATTGATTTGTTCTGCGGGGTCGGCACGTTTTCCCTGCCGTTTGCCAAGCGGGTGAAGGCGTTGGCCGGCATTGAAATCGTCGAGACGTCGATTGAATCGGCGAAACGAAACGCGAAAGACAACGGCATTGACAATACGTACTTTTTGGCGCGGGATGCGCGGCGCGGGATTGATGAAGTGTTGGAGCAGTTCGGGCGGCCGGAGCTGTTGCTTTTGGATCCTCCGCGTTCCGGCGCGGGCGGAAAAGTGATGCGAAAAATCGGCCGGGCCCAGCCGGAGCGGGTCGTGTACGTCTCGTGCAATCCGGAGACGTTTGCGGCCGATATTGCGGAATTCGTTCCGTTCGGCTATACATTGAAAACCGTTCAACCGGTCGATATGTTTCCCCATACAGCGCACGTCGAGTGCTGTGCGTTGCTTGTCAAATCATCATAAATCAGGAAAAGCCCGTTCCCCTAAGTGAGGGGGAAACGGGCTTTATGATTGTCGATTGGAAAGTCTTTCACCTCCCGGCGTGGCATAAGGGGATAATAGCAAAAAACGGCCCATATTCGCGATTGTTTCGATCGGAAGCGGAAGAAAAAGGTTATATTTTTCAACTACACGAATGTATAATATAATGTGCTGAATATACAGAAAAAATAATCAATTCTTAATAAGGCGGGATGAGCGGTGGATTACTCCATTTCCATCGACGACAAGGCGAGGGAATGGTTGAAGAGAAAAGGCGGTGTACTGACCATTTCAAAGTTTCAAGCGGCCCATTGTTGTGTCCCGGGATCGGAACTTTGGATTGAATTTCGAAAGCCTGAAAATGAAAGCCTTTATGAAAAGATTGTGCAAGAGGGGATTACGTGTTTTATAGAAAAAGGGTTAGAGTGTAAACAAAACCATCTGCAGATAAAGATGGCCCGCTCCCCTTTTTTTAACACGATTCGGGTGGAAGGGTTCAAATATTTTTAAAGAAGGGGAAGATGGATGGTGGGAGATCGGTTGACTCGTTTTGCCCATGAGTTGGCTAACAAATTCACCTTATATTTTGATGTATACCGCGACGAACAACCAGGCGATTTCCCCCTTTCGTTTATTGCCCATTACAAACGGAGAGACGAACGGTATATGGTGATGAAAAAGATTAAAGTGTACGGCGTAGAAAACCAACAGCTTGTGTTTGCCGCTGTCGCAAATGAGCCCGTCTCGCTGGAGTTTGTCAGACGATTTCAAGATGTCATCGATCAACATAAACAGCGGTTTATTCAAGAAGATGCGGAACATATGTCTACGATTGTGCTCGGTCTTATTGTTGCGGAGGGCGCGCTCGATAAAGCGGTTTTGAAGGAGGTGAGGAAGTTTCGAAAAGTAAAATTTTTAAAATTCGGTTGGCATGGGTGGGTTGAAACATATGTAGCCATCCTCCATCCCGATCAAAAAACCGTGCATATCCACCCGAAAGGAAGGTCGTTCGTTAAGTCGATCGAAACTTTAATGAGGGAGGATAAAATCAGCCTATGAGCGCGGTGACGTTATTGCTGATTTCGGCTATTGCCTTTATCGTTGCTTATTTTACGTATGGCAAGTATCTGGACCGGAAGCTCGGGGTCGATCCAAACCGGCCGACGCCGGCGGTGGAGATGGCGGATGGAAAGGACTATGTTTCCACCAACCGGCCGGTTTTGCTTGGTCATCATTTCGCCACGATTGCAGGCGGCGGCCCGATTGTCGGTCCGATTTCTGCAGCGGTATTCGGTTGGATTCCGGCGGTGCTATGGATTGTGCTAGGAAGTATTTTCTTTGGCGGGGTGCACGACTACGCCTCATTGCAAGCATCGATTCGCCATAAAGCGCAGTCGATCGGGGCAGTAATTAAAGGGTATATCGGCAAGCGCGGCCAAACATTGTTTTTATCATTCTCCACGGCGACCATTATTTTGATTGTCGGTGTGTTTATCGTGCTGGTTGCCGATACGTTTGCGAACGTCCCGGAGGCGGCGACTGCTTCTGTCCTTTTTATTTTCGTTGCGATGCTGTTCGGCTTTTTCGTTAACCAAATGCGCGTTAATTTCGTGTTGGCGAGCGTCATTGGCGTCATTGTCATGTTTGTCTGCGTGTGGACCGGCATGATTTTCCCTATTAAAATGAGCGCTACGTTTTGGGTGTTTTTCTTGATCGCTTATTCTTATATAGCATCCGTGTTGCCGGTTTGGCTGCTGCTGCAACCGCGGGATTATTTAAATTCGTATTTGTTGTACGGTATGATGCTCGGCGGGTTTATCGGTGTTCTTTTCGCGAATCCGACACTTCAGCTTGCCGGGTTTACCGGTTTTTACAATGAGAAGTTGGGTCCATTGTTCCCGATTCTCTTTATTACGATCGCTTGCGGTGCGATTTCCGGCTTCCACTCCCTTGTAGCGAGCGGTACAACAGCCAAACAGCTCGACAACGAACGAAGCGGCCGCTTCATTGCTTATGGAGGAATGTTGATTGAAGGGTTTTTGGCGGTGATTGTAGTCTGCTCTGTGGCGTATTTGACGACGGAGCAGTTCACGCAGCGGCTCACTGAGTTGGGTGGCCCGATTCCGGCATTCTCTGCAGGTCTTGGTTATTTTATGGGTCATTTTGGCATCCCGGAAACAGTGGGCACGACGTTTGTCGCATTGGCTGCCTCCGCATTTCTCATGACGACGCTCGATTCGGCGACCCGGCTTGGCAGATACGGTGTTCAGGAGCTTGCGGAAGGAAGATCGAAAGCTTTTGCCAACCCGCATGTCGCAACAGGAGTGGTTGTTGTCGGTGCAGCGGCGTTGGCGCTTTCCGGAACGTGGAGTGATTTATGGCCGCTGTTCGGTTCCGCCAATCAAATGCTTGGTGCGTTAGCGTTGCTGGCGGTAAGCGTATGGCTTGTGAAAAGAGGGACGAAGTCGTGGTTTACGATTATCCCGATGGTATTTATGTTTATTGTGACGCTTTCCGCTTTGTTGGTTTTCATGAGAACGAATTTCCTGGGCGGCAACATTTTCCTTGCAGTCTGCGGATTTATCTTGTTTGTCCTATGCATCTTCCTTGTCATTGAGGCGTACCGTTCATTTACTAAACCGAAAGATACAGATACGACGGTGAAGGTGTAAAAGGCGGAAGGTCATAACAAGATTGGTGAAACATCCCCTTTCAGCAGACTTTTGTTTAGTGAAAGGGGATGTTGTTGCGTGATGCGGTGGTTGTTAGGGAGCGCATTGGACTTTCTTCATGCAATCCCCTAATATCCCGTTCACAAAGAGCATAATATTCCCTTCTTCTGTTGTCATGCGTTTTGGCTGACGCCAACCGAAATTCATCTCCCACCTACTCACTCCGTTGCACCTTTCACGTTTCTTGAGGTGGGAGACTTTTTTGGAAATCCGCTAAAAATAACAAAGCTTCTCACATGTCTTCATCAAGTAAAACAAGAAGGATTTTAGTTGCCACCCGCTCGTTTTGCATGAAATTCAGCTTCGATGATGACGGTAGTTTTTTCTTTGCGTCTCTTCGCATATTCCGCTGTTGCGGTGAAAAGAACATCGGAAGAGGAGTTCAGGGCCGTTTCACATGAATCTTGCAACACGCCAATGATAAAACCAACCCCTACTACTTGCATGGCAATATCATTTGGGATGCCAAACAAACTGCATGCCAACGGGATAAGGAGAAGCGAGCCGCCCGCGACGCCGGATGCCCCTGCAGCAGCGATGGTGGAAAGAATGCTAAGAATCAGCGCTGTACCTAGATCGACTTCAATCCCCAATGTGTGAACCGCAGCAAGCGTCAACACGGAAATCGTAACGGCGGCGCCAGCCATATTAATCGTTGCGCCGAGAGGGATCGAGACCGAATACGTATCTTTGTTTAATCCGAGTTTTTCAGCCAAATTCATATTGACCGGAATGTTTGCGGCCGAGCTGCGCGTAAAGAAGGCGGTCATTCCGCTTTCCCGAATGCATCTCCAAACGAGCGGGTACGGATTTTGGCGAATGTTCACAAAGACAATCAGCGGATTCATGACGAATGCCACGAAAAACATCGTCCCAAGAAGAACGGCCAATAACTTTCCGTACTCGATGAAAGCGGAAAGCCCGTTGGTGACCATCGCGTCAAAAACAAGCCCCATGATTCCGATAGGTGCCAAATTGATGACCCATGTGACAATGTTTGAAATGGCGTCAGAAAAACTGGCGATGACGTTTTTGACCGTCTCCGGTGCAGGTCTTAATGCGATACCAAGCAGCACCGCCCAAGTCAGGATGCCGATATAATTCGCATTGATCAGTGCATGAATAGGGTTATCAACAATATTAAGCAACAATGACTGAAGTACCTCTGTTATGCCGCTAGGGGGAGAGATATCTTTCGCCCCTTCAGCTAAAGATAAATGAACCGGAAAGATGAAGCTGGCCACGACGGCGGTAAGACCGGCTAAGAACGTGCTGGCCCCGTATAGGACAAGAATGTGTTGGATATTTGTTTTTTGCCCGCTTTGATGGCGGGAAATGGCGGAGATCACGAGAAAGAACACCAATACGGGTGCGACGGCCTTTAGAGCGCTGACAAACAAGGAGCCAAAAATGGACACCCATTTTGTTGATTCCGGGACGGCCATGGCGAGGACAATCCCGATGATGATACCGACAAGGATACGTTTGACAAGGCTAAGCTGATTCCACCTTACAATGAGTTGCTTCATAACGTTCCTCCTGACAATCATGGATGGTCGTATAAGAATGAAATTCACCGTACATACACAAGTGTTTTCTAGCGGTGAACAAACACTATTTTAACATGAATATTAGTAATTAACGAATAGATTGTTATATGCGAATAGTTTAAATTATCCAAACATTCGAGCCAGCTTTTTCTCAATGATGGCTTTCCGCACTGTGGTCTTCCCAGAGGCAGTTCCTCCGCCAATGAGAATGGCTATCGGTTTTTTTCCTTTTTGAGGAGAAGAGGCCTGGTTCACGATCGTATTGACAATGCTCATATGCAAGGCGTGTCGCTGGGGATGATATTTCCCATCTTTAATCGAATACATTTCCTTTGTGCTCTTGGCTTCCGGGCGATTCCGTTGCCGTTTTTGTACGAATGCCTGCGTTACGCTGCATAGTGTTTTGATGATTTTTATCATTTTTGTCCCCCTCCCAAAGGCATCTCCCGCTTTTGGCGGTGAAAAGGGATATGGCTGCTAAGTGCGGGGGATGTTCCTTTGTTCGTACTAAATTGTATGCGTAAAAGAGAAGGGGGATCGCAATAGTTCCAAATTGGACAAGCGGGTAAAGCGCGCCCATTGTATACCGTTGGTGTTGAGTTCAAGAGAACTCGTGTCTGGGATGGTTGAACAAAGCGAGACTTTAATCGCGATGGGGCTGGCACCGGTTGCAAAGCAAAAAGCTCACTGAACTCAAGCCATATGAATCAAAATAAACAAAAGGAGTGTGTGGTGCAATTTGAAATTGTAGTAATGCGGTTTTTACAGAACAGTTGGGTCAACTGCACGGAAAATAGACAAGCTGCTGGATATGTTCAACTTTTTCACTGCATCCGTATAGCACATAGTACAAAAGGGCCGAGTGGCCCCTTCGTTTTTTGCCTCTTTTAGCTCAGCTATGCCGACCAATCGCATTCGCCAACCGTTGTGGCAAT includes the following:
- a CDS encoding carbon starvation protein A, encoding MSAVTLLLISAIAFIVAYFTYGKYLDRKLGVDPNRPTPAVEMADGKDYVSTNRPVLLGHHFATIAGGGPIVGPISAAVFGWIPAVLWIVLGSIFFGGVHDYASLQASIRHKAQSIGAVIKGYIGKRGQTLFLSFSTATIILIVGVFIVLVADTFANVPEAATASVLFIFVAMLFGFFVNQMRVNFVLASVIGVIVMFVCVWTGMIFPIKMSATFWVFFLIAYSYIASVLPVWLLLQPRDYLNSYLLYGMMLGGFIGVLFANPTLQLAGFTGFYNEKLGPLFPILFITIACGAISGFHSLVASGTTAKQLDNERSGRFIAYGGMLIEGFLAVIVVCSVAYLTTEQFTQRLTELGGPIPAFSAGLGYFMGHFGIPETVGTTFVALAASAFLMTTLDSATRLGRYGVQELAEGRSKAFANPHVATGVVVVGAAALALSGTWSDLWPLFGSANQMLGALALLAVSVWLVKRGTKSWFTIIPMVFMFIVTLSALLVFMRTNFLGGNIFLAVCGFILFVLCIFLVIEAYRSFTKPKDTDTTVKV
- a CDS encoding zeta toxin family protein — encoded protein: MIKIIKTLCSVTQAFVQKRQRNRPEAKSTKEMYSIKDGKYHPQRHALHMSIVNTIVNQASSPQKGKKPIAILIGGGTASGKTTVRKAIIEKKLARMFG
- a CDS encoding CC/Se motif family (seleno)protein; the encoded protein is MDYSISIDDKAREWLKRKGGVLTISKFQAAHCCVPGSELWIEFRKPENESLYEKIVQEGITCFIEKGLECKQNHLQIKMARSPFFNTIRVEGFKYF
- the rlmD gene encoding 23S rRNA (uracil(1939)-C(5))-methyltransferase RlmD translates to MTNGEKQSFIADIHELDKKGAGQAVVWHERDGKQKKLKVTVPSTLPGEKVRVVINEPKRRRANARLEEVMEPHPERLEPLCPHFDRCGGCVWQHWHYEGQLRHKTEQVKAFLVKHGFDPDVVRETIGMERPWRYRNKMEFTFSPEGLLGLHEQGNFRQIISLETCLIAGETMVEAAMEVARWARDHQLTGYNKDTHEGLLRHLMVRESFATGELMAALFATEAPEGELSAAAADLTERMTNKFPQLKSLLWLENRAWADRTQAEKTHVLAGRDFIYDELCGFRYRLWFDTFFQTNPVQAAKLVELALEMGEPKPHEKMIDLFCGVGTFSLPFAKRVKALAGIEIVETSIESAKRNAKDNGIDNTYFLARDARRGIDEVLEQFGRPELLLLDPPRSGAGGKVMRKIGRAQPERVVYVSCNPETFAADIAEFVPFGYTLKTVQPVDMFPHTAHVECCALLVKSS
- the sstT gene encoding serine/threonine transporter SstT, which produces MKQLIVRWNQLSLVKRILVGIIIGIVLAMAVPESTKWVSIFGSLFVSALKAVAPVLVFFLVISAISRHQSGQKTNIQHILVLYGASTFLAGLTAVVASFIFPVHLSLAEGAKDISPPSGITEVLQSLLLNIVDNPIHALINANYIGILTWAVLLGIALRPAPETVKNVIASFSDAISNIVTWVINLAPIGIMGLVFDAMVTNGLSAFIEYGKLLAVLLGTMFFVAFVMNPLIVFVNIRQNPYPLVWRCIRESGMTAFFTRSSAANIPVNMNLAEKLGLNKDTYSVSIPLGATINMAGAAVTISVLTLAAVHTLGIEVDLGTALILSILSTIAAAGASGVAGGSLLLIPLACSLFGIPNDIAMQVVGVGFIIGVLQDSCETALNSSSDVLFTATAEYAKRRKEKTTVIIEAEFHAKRAGGN